A window of the Lactuca sativa cultivar Salinas chromosome 5, Lsat_Salinas_v11, whole genome shotgun sequence genome harbors these coding sequences:
- the LOC111919908 gene encoding protein SMALL AUXIN UP-REGULATED RNA 12: MKRVNKISQIVRLKQVVQRWRRRIPSAGSLAVYVGEEHRRFVIPTRFLNLPVFVSLLNKAEEEFGFQTTGGLVLPCDVVFFKELLNVLERDETGFGALDLDDFSEMFSDLAADSYSLCKKATISDAHSFTPLLQKAKV; the protein is encoded by the coding sequence ATGAAGAGGGTCAACAAAATCAGCCAGATCGTCCGCCTCAAACAAGTCGTGCAACGTTGGCGTCGCCGCATCCCCTCTGCCGGATCTCTTGCCGTCTACGTTGGTGAAGAACACCGCCGCTTCGTCATTCCCACCCGCTTTCTCAACCTACCTGTGTTCGTCTCCTTACTCAACAAAGCGGAGGAAGAGTTCGGCTTCCAGACCACCGGCGGACTCGTCCTCCCCTGCGACGTCGTTTTCTTCAAGGAGTTGCTGAACGTTCTGGAGAGAGACGAAACTGGATTCGGTGCGTtagatttggatgatttttcggAGATGTTTTCCGATTTGGCCGCCGATTCTTATTCTCTTTGTAAAAAAGCTACAATTTCCGATGCTCATAGCTTCACTCCGCTGCTGCAGAAAGCCAAAGTTTGA